caaaTTTTAATTAGGTTTAAATTGAGTCATTACTTCTCTTGTTCTTGAGAGAGAGGATAAGGTCTGAAAGCACAACACTTCTCTTGTTCTTGCTTCTCCTTCCGACACAATGGCTACGTTCCTCACACCTCTTGTTTCAATCAAACCTACAGTCTTTTCATTCCCGTCCCAATCCGTCACCTCTCCACACAGACAAACCAATGTACTCTCACTCAAACCGTTTCCTTCTCCCGCGGGAGCACAGAGCTCCAGGGTGAGATTCATTCCCCACGCGGTGGAGACTGAAGAAAAACCCGCTTCAGACCCTAACGCAGAGTCCTCAAGGCGTGTCTAcatcggaaacatacccagaACTGTGGATAACGAACAGCTCTCAAAACTCGTCGAAGAACACGGCGCCGCTGAAAATGTTCAGGTTCTTGTCGCTGCATCAGTTTCTTTCATAGTTTTTATCATTAAAGATTGATGCTTTTGATTTGTCTCATCAGGTGATGTATGATAAGTATTCAGGAAGAAGCCGTAGGTTTGGATTCGCTACAATGAAATCAGTTGAAGATGCCAATGCTGTGATTGACAAGTTAAATGGCACTGtgagctttcttcttctcttctttcaccATCTTCTGTAATAAAAATGACGAAAGGTTTGTTCTTTTTGTCAGACCATTGAAGGGCGTGAGGTGAAGGTTAACATCACGGAGAAACCTATAGCGTCATCATCGTCTCCTGATTTGTCATTGCTTCAGTCTGAGGATTCGGCGTTTGTAGATAGTCCTTATAAAGTGTATGTAGGGAATCTGGCAAAGACTGTTACTAAACAGATGCTTGAGAATTTGTTTTCTGAGAAAGGGAAAGTAGTCAGTGCCAAGGTTTCAAGAGTGCCTGGAACTTCCAAATCCTCTGGGTTTGGGTTTGTGACATTTTCTACAGAAGAGGATGTTGAAGCTGCCATTTTGGCTCTAAACAACTCTGTAAGTTTACTTCATCTTTTCACCTATATAAACACAGAGTAGTGTGTAGAATCTATTTTTTGAATGTTTTAAACTTTCAGTTGTTGGAAGGACAGAAGATTCGGGTGAATAAGGCATAGTGTGAGAAAGAAGAGGAGTCCTTGTGCCATCACAAGAACGTGAAAAGAATCTCTTTTTGTAATGCAAACATGTAGAGCTTAGTATCATCATCTTTGTATCTTTGTATCCTTTCTAAGATGAAAAAATGAAAGCATTTCTTTCTGATCATTTATACGCATCATAGATACACAGGATAGGCTGCTATCAATACGGCCACTATGTGCTACAGATTGACTTTAGCATTGGTGTTACACAATCTTGCTCATCTCTACAACTTATGAGTATGATCATCCATAGACTTCTGTCTTAATACATTCTCAAAATGTTAAGAGTGCTGATTAACAAAGATGTTTCTGAAAAGGACTACCTTAAGCTTCACATTGTGAAAGAATATagttgaaaaaaacaaacatttaaaGTCTTAATGTAATACATTATACTTGAACATGGTACAACTAActtcatgtttttcttttgctaTAAACATAACTTTATGTATGAACAACATAAAGCATTTTATTTGTTACTAGTAAGGGGTACATTCACAGAGTTACAAGGATGCTCTCAACACTCAAACCTCTGCCTCAGAACAAGTCTCCAAGAACTGGACTAGTTTcaggcttaagggcagaagagtaaaagcgtaaaccgaccttggagctagtatataaggagtcctaggcgaggagcagaagggagaactttttagattcggaattctctgcacttagaaacttcaggcttattctcgacaagttcggtttctatgactggcactcaattactagacgaactcgccc
The nucleotide sequence above comes from Brassica napus cultivar Da-Ae chromosome A9, Da-Ae, whole genome shotgun sequence. Encoded proteins:
- the LOC125578426 gene encoding 30S ribosomal protein 2, chloroplastic-like, with protein sequence MATFLTPLVSIKPTVFSFPSQSVTSPHRQTNVLSLKPFPSPAGAQSSRVRFIPHAVETEEKPASDPNAESSRRVYIGNIPRTVDNEQLSKLVEEHGAAENVQVMYDKYSGRSRRFGFATMKSVEDANAVIDKLNGTTIEGREVKVNITEKPIASSSSPDLSLLQSEDSAFVDSPYKVYVGNLAKTVTKQMLENLFSEKGKVVSAKVSRVPGTSKSSGFGFVTFSTEEDVEAAILALNNSLLEGQKIRVNKA